Sequence from the Ziziphus jujuba cultivar Dongzao chromosome 9, ASM3175591v1 genome:
ACAATTACTTCTCTTTAatgtcattatatatatatatattttttttttttccgtctttttgtttcaattaaATCAAAGCTTTAATTTGTATTTCAGTTAGTTTAGAGCTTGTCATTATCATGcagctcatatatatatatatatatatatgattattcaCAGAACAAATGTCCCTTTTCTTGCCTGATTGATTACTagctaattattaatatttattctttGATTCGATTCCTTGCCAGATCTCTGATAACTGACAACTCCTTGGCCCTTAGTCCTTACCACCCCTAATTAAACAAGCGAGTTGAAATCTGATAGAGCTTTCTTTTGTCTGTATAAAGGGGATAAGGTATACGATAAgacttttgatttgattgaagCTCTTTTACTTTTTGTCGCATTTATTTGTTGGCATGCGATCATAGCAAGTCAAATTTCatactaataataacaagaaattGATCTTATTGAGCACATCCTCATCACATATTCTTCAGAACCAGTATGGGTGTTTCGTTTTTCTTCAGACTGTAAGGTTTACAAACTATCATAATAATTATTACATCATACTGTGCAATCCATTAGATTATAGTTTTGGagttttaaaatcaaaaaatggacttttattttattcttttgcttgCAGTCGCAGTCATatgttattattaaataattttgtatgtcAACTTCATTTATTTGCTCTAACTAAAATAAGATATTTATAATATCACATATAGGATGGATTTtgataatttcaaataatatatatatatatatatccgatCGATCATTTATTTGATCAATttagaattattaaattaagaaGCATTAATTTTCGGTTAACAAACGATAATATATAAAACACAAAGAAAGACACGTATAGcatagaagaaaaattattgagaagaaaaattaaaaaaaaaaaacgaaaattaaaaagagattGTATGGTGAGGAtgtgaaattataaaatagattaATAGTACTTACCCAGAAATAAGAATGTTGAGCATGACAGTAGCTCCAACAGCTATACCCGCCAATTCGCCGACCTGGATTGGAGGCATGCATGCACCCAAATTAATCCTTAATTAGTTAATTGGAATGGATGAGATTGTCGAGGAgattgaagagagagagagagagagagagagtatatatatatatatatatatacgcacgGCGCGGGTGTCAGTGGCAACAGCAGTAACAACAAAGAGGAGATTGAAGGTGATGATGAACTCCAAAGCGAAAGCCTGGGCGGTGGTGGCAGAAGGACCCGGAACCGTAACTCCACCGGCCAGGAAGGGATGGAATACGCCTTTGAGAGCGAATGATGCGCAAATGGAGGCGGAGACTTGAGCAGCCACGTAGCCGGGAACTTGGACCCACGGGAAGTGGCGGAGGGCCGCAAAGGCAATGGTGAGTGATGGGTTGAGGTGGGCCCCCGAGATGTGGCCCGTCGACAGAATCACCACCATCACCGCCAGTCCTGCGCATGCCGCGTTCCCGATCAGCGTCTCTGCTCCGTTGTACTTTTGGTTCACAATCGGCCCTGCTGTTGCCACGAATATCAGGATGAACGTTCCTACAAACTCCGCTCCTAGCTGatgattattatattaatatatatatatatacatatatcaactacgtaattattaaattcatctaaattatataattttacatatatatatatatatatacatattatagcTATTAGATAAGTTTGGTGGATGCAGTGCACATGTATTTGATCACCATATAAGAAAGAATAAGCTCTACGGATGCCGTTTTCATCTCCACCACAACAAACTCACATTTTAATTTTGACCATGACAATGACTGTTTGGTATTTAGGGTTAATGTCTTGGGGATTGGTTTCTCTAtctccaaatttaatattatataaaagataaaaaaaaaaaaagaagaagaaaattctatatatatatatattgacaatgTATAATTGAGATGGCACATATcgattcaaacacgaacaaaatatgaattgaaaattataaaaggtGTCGGTCAtaattcacttttttaaatGGCCCGCGGTATATGTAGCTGAGCTCACCATTTTTGGCACTTCCAAACCATAGGCAATTAAATTAGTTAAGAAAGACTCCTAGCCactagaaaaagaaatgtcATTGATAATGAATATatccatatacatacatacatatatatatatatatatatacggtggTTGTTGGTCCTTGAAACTGATCATATAACTATAAGATGACTTTCTAGCCAGCTAAATGGGAATTAAGTCTTCAGTCTGCCAAGATTAGATCATAGATACAGTATTATAGTAttggttgatatatatatatatatatacatatattttaattaatagataGTAAGTTAGGAAATGAGGTGGCATGAGATGGCAGGTGTACCTTTCGGGTGAGACTGACATCGGGAGCAGGGAAGCCGTTGAGGCAAGAATGAGGAGGTTCACCCCAAGTTGGAGCCCCCATTGGAAAGCACTTGCAACGTGGCATTGACTTCCTATCATACGACAGCGAGTCCACCCGCGGGTGGTTTGAGAACAGCGGCGCCGGCGTCCCCGGCGTTGGCGGCGCCGACGCCGGCGTCCCAGGTGCAGATTCCGGCATTTCCTTACTTTCACTctgataaattaacaaaaagctagctacacaaaatttaaaaaagaagaaattttttttttttttttttgggggggaaatTGGGATgttatgaagaaaaatattacatatttttgtgatttttataAAGGTATTGCTACACTGTTGGTTGGAGATAGGCCAGAGTGAAGAACAAAACCAGGTAACTAAGGATAATTATATgtgatacatataaaataatactacaattttttttttttttttttttttggtggttattCTGGGGAGGAAGGAATGGAAATAATTACATGATTTGATGGGCTTTTATAAATGTGTTGCTAAGGAACAAAGGAAATGAAGAAAGCCAGGTTATGAACTACAACTGAGCAGAGACTTATATGCTGCCAATGTTCATAGAGGGTAAGAAACTAAATTGAAGAGATTTTTCGCAAAATTCTTTTGGGATGGAAATTGGGTATGCAGAGGCAGAGTTAGATGAGCCAAGATATGCTTAGCGAACAAAAACCGATAACCGGAGGATGGAACTGAGGttcgaaaaacaaaaaagtggtGTGTGTAGCAAAGGGACAAGGAGAGAAGAACAGAACAAGAACTGAAGAAATGAAGAAGTTGAGGGAGGTGGAGGGGGTATTATTATAGGAAGATGTGCGGGTAAGAAAAATACGATGAAAATACTGTTTGATTAACGAAATggtcatataaatataattatatataaatatacaaaacaGAAAAAGCAGAGTAGGTAGCTTGGCCATCCAAAATGTCGCATAAggcatttttctaaaaataaagtcAAATGTCCACTCTCATCATGTTTAGTTAAACGCATTTAGTTTCTAGTGACAATCTGCATTATTAATTACTCCGGGTAGCAAGCTCTTAcctttaatttaaataccaaattataAGCCAGATTAAGTATTAGTATGTAGGTAGTTAAAATTATctccttttttaaatttaatatatgtccaaagaaaaaaagtgcATTATAACTCGTTAGCCCACCGGCTATGGCCGCTATGATGTGGGCTGATTAGTAAAGTTAAAAAAGGTAGCGTGAGAGATGCGTGactcatgaataaatactgtcCCTTGAGCCAAGGAGAAGAGAATCAATGCGTATAATGCTAGTTGATTTATTCCAAATTTCATTGAAAGAGACGCGTATGATTGACCAAAAGCGCCTAAACGCACATGCCCAGTGACgcccatttcttttctttctttctttatttattcatttctaTTATTTGTGTAATTGATTATTGTCCACCACCCTCCCTccaataatacaataaaaattgtTTCCATGTTCTTTAGACTTCCATTTTAAACAATCCTTGCACTTTTGGGCCAGCTTTTTGctcattatatgtatatatatatatacacatatttgtttcttgataatatatatgtatatatatatatatacacatatttgtttcttgataatatatatgtatatatatataattgaggtTGATTGATTAGTCTGATGATCGGAAGACTTGCAAATGCATTTAGCaatcatattaatttttgataaaagaagCAATATTCTTGAGTAGAAGATGGAACGAATCTTGTCCATTaactgatttttattatttttttgataaatttgtcCATTAATtggttaaatattatatatatgaaagatatAATAACATGTATCCGATGGGGTTGGGGGCGCAGGGGCCGGGCAATTGcttaaataataatacagtCCCTGACGTGGGGACAAGTGATCCAATGCCCTTCTACTCACTGTTACATAGCAGGATAATATGGCAGTGGCATACTTAGCTGTTCCTTCTGTATTTATCCCACATTGCGTAATTGttgtcattttccttttttcttgataatttaatttaatcaaacCTAGACTTTCATGAGTTCAACTAAATATAGTGTATATTCACAGAACGTGTGACTTCTTGTTATTCCAATTGTCTTATTTTTacttaacatttattattattcaattgtttcatctattgatatatatatctatatatatatatatagatatatatttattatcgcaAAATGAATTGGCAAGGAGGATTACCGGCGACTAATGTTATTTATAAACGCAAATAACAAtgattaataaaacaataattcttCTTAATTTTAAGTTGAGATCAATTTTTAGTttgttgtaattaattaatttggaaattgTGCCATAGAGTTAACCCATACATGTTGCCCTAGCTAAAGTTGTCTGTTAGGTTGTTTGCCGCTAGATCAAGCTGTGTACTTTCGTTGCTTTGATGGAATAAATTTGCTTTTAATCTTTTGCTTTGCTGCATAATTCTTAATTATTCTTTAAGTAAGGGGTAAGACATATCAAACCACAGCTACAGGGCAACTAGCATGCACTCTTGGTAGATGAATGGGCCTGGGTATAAATGAGGCCACTAAAACAAGGTCAAACCtctttatcaattattatagttattattttaatttcaccATAACTCTTTATTAACTACATAGTATAGCTTGTTtggattttaaatattatatatacgcCTACTTTATCGTAACCATCAACAAGAAAGAATACTTGACAGCCAAGTGCCTATTCTCGTTTAACTGTTACAaccatcctatatatatatatatatattgaatttgagGGTGCTTATTAAGTTGGCAGCTGCAATCAAGAATATGCTAATTTGTCTGCAGTCTGAATGCTTGCTGATATGAGTATAGTACGTAATGCTCGTGTTTTGTATATAGCATTAAtaccaaattaataaaatacattttaatttccaCTATTTGGCATTGCTCAAAATGAAGGAATGATAATTTGACGTCCGAATACTCCAATTGAGCACGAAATTTGATGTTACATAACATGAGCAGTAGTTGTAGTGGAGGTCCTTTTTGAGAGGTCATATATAGCTTCAATAATGGAAGTTTTGAATATCTGCAGAAACTGagatataatttttcttataataaattatgaaatgaaTTTGTGGGAAGGCCTACTATCTGAATTAATATTGCAAAgtgcaaacaaaaacaaagcccAAGTTGTCTTTTTATTGAACTTATTAAAGGTAAttagtgcatatatatatatatatatattggcattTGTTATGTAGACAAATATTCTAAACCTCAGAAGCATACATAGAAATCTcatataattattcaattcaatgCAAGGAATTAGCTAAGAAAAAGGAGTTGTCTTTTTACACAATAATGAAGCCTCATAATCAATTGGATCGATGGGAGTGGCAAAGTGCGAAGGTCCTTTAGATTGATGCATAATGATTGCATGTGAGAAAGTCTAGTAGTGGTTTGACCGCTACAAACGCAGACCTAGCTTTACTTCTTATACATAAAaaagcataatatatatatatatatatgtatcaatgGCTTAGGTTTAGAGTGGGTAGGTTCAATTCGTGGTTGTTGGTGGGTAGAAATGAAGATACTCTCCATGATTAtggtttataaataaatatataaacaagacATTTgacttttttccattttctcttTTCATTATATCCCTTCTTTAGAGATCATGGGGATGGCTATTAATACTTTATGT
This genomic interval carries:
- the LOC107426176 gene encoding aquaporin NIP3-1; protein product: MPESAPGTPASAPPTPGTPAPLFSNHPRVDSLSYDRKSMPRCKCFPMGAPTWGEPPHSCLNGFPAPDVSLTRKLGAEFVGTFILIFVATAGPIVNQKYNGAETLIGNAACAGLAVMVVILSTGHISGAHLNPSLTIAFAALRHFPWVQVPGYVAAQVSASICASFALKGVFHPFLAGGVTVPGPSATTAQAFALEFIITFNLLFVVTAVATDTRAVGELAGIAVGATVMLNILISGNTSGGSMNPVRTLGPAVAAGNYKQLWIYLVAPTLGALAGAGAYTVVKLRGEDPELPRQVRSFRR